A window of Oncorhynchus nerka isolate Pitt River linkage group LG4, Oner_Uvic_2.0, whole genome shotgun sequence contains these coding sequences:
- the LOC115124690 gene encoding protein kish-A isoform X1 — MTEIDRHEILISAIFNFQSLLTVILLLICTCAYLRAMAPSLLDKNKTGLLGIFWKCARIGERKSPYVAVCCVVMALSILFSD, encoded by the exons ATGACAGAGATCGACCGACATGAGATTCTCATA TCTGCCATATTTAACTTCCAGAGCCTGCTGACAGTGATCCTATTGCTCATCTGCACCTGTGCCTATCTCAGAGCCATGGCACCCAGTCTCCTGGACAAGAACAAGACCGG CCTCTTGGGTATCTTCTGGAAATGTGCTAGAATAG GTGAGAGGAAGAGTCCGTACGTGGCGGTTTGTTGTGTCGTCATggccctctccatcctcttctccgACTAG
- the LOC115124690 gene encoding protein kish-A isoform X2, translating into MSAIFNFQSLLTVILLLICTCAYLRAMAPSLLDKNKTGLLGIFWKCARIGERKSPYVAVCCVVMALSILFSD; encoded by the exons ATG TCTGCCATATTTAACTTCCAGAGCCTGCTGACAGTGATCCTATTGCTCATCTGCACCTGTGCCTATCTCAGAGCCATGGCACCCAGTCTCCTGGACAAGAACAAGACCGG CCTCTTGGGTATCTTCTGGAAATGTGCTAGAATAG GTGAGAGGAAGAGTCCGTACGTGGCGGTTTGTTGTGTCGTCATggccctctccatcctcttctccgACTAG